CTCGCCCGGGTCGCTGCTGAGTGGCTGCTGTAGCTGGTGCAGGGTGCTGGCCTGCACGTACACGTCGTACGGCACCCGCTCGGCGAACTCCAGTGTCGGCTCGCCACCGTTGCGTACGGCGCGGGCGGCCCGCTGCCGCGGGGTCACCGGTCGCACCAAGGCAGGGCGGTTCGGCGCCTGCCGCTCCGTCTGATCCACCATTTGTCTCCCTCCCCGGACTAGCGACGTCATGATCTCGCGGTCGGATCGGCTTACGGAATGCCGGATCAACGGCTCTGACCTCGTTCTCCTGGCAAACCAAAGGCAACTAGGCGAAGTCGGTTCACGAAAGTAAGGTCTGAGCGTGGACGACATGGACTGGGCGCTGCTGCGCGAGTTGCAGGCCGACGCGCGGCTCTCCTTCAGCGAGCTGTCGCGGCGGGTGCACCTGTCGCCGCCGGCGGTCGCGGAGCGGGTTCGCCGGCTGGAGGAGACCGGAGTCATCACCGGCTATCACGCCCATGTCGACCTGAGCCGAGCCGGCCGGACCGTGGTCGCGCTGATCAGGATGTCCTGCTACGGCGCGCGATGCATCCTGCACGATCCGGCGGTGACCGGCTGGCCGGAGATCCTGGAGATCCACCGGATAACCGGGGACGCGTGCAGCATGCTGAAGGTGGCCGCCGGTTCGATCGGCGCGTTCGAGGGGGTCATCGACCGACTCGCACCGTACGGCCAGCCCTCCAGCACGATGGTCCTCTCCTCCCCCCTGGACTGGCGCCCCATCACCCCGCTCCCCTCCACCGGCGCCACCCCGCGCCAGCGCTGACCCGCCTTCCACCCCCGCGACCTTGCATTTTGTGTCGGTGAAATGCCGGGTGTGGACGTCTTTGTCAGGACAGGAAGTGCAAGATCGCGGCAAATCGGGGACACGGCCCCTCGGGGCGGTCCGGGTTTGCCTCCGCGCCAGCGGGAAAGCAGCGCGCGTGCCCAGGGGAGGGTTCCGGCGGTCGTCGCCGGTTGGGGGGAAATCATGCAGGGTATCCGCACGATCAACCGCGCGCTCTCGTCCGCACTGACACTGGTGGGACTGGTCGGGGCGTTCGTCCTGATGTCGGTCGCGCCGGCGCGTGCCGGCGAGAACGTCTTCGTCGAGGTGACGCCGAACAGCGCCCAGGCCGGTAGCCGCGTCTCCATCAAGGCCAGCTGCGACAACGACAACAACAACCGGCAGTCCAGCGTGCACTCCGATGCGTTCGGGAACGTGACGCTCAGACCGGACAAGGGCTTCCTGACCGCTCAGGTCACCATTCCGCGTGACAAGCAGGCCGGTGACTACCCGGTCGACCTGCGCTGCGAGAACGGCCAGACGGCCTCGACCACGCTGACCGTGCTGAACATGGCCTCGCCCAGCAAGGGACCGGCGACCGGGGGCGGCGGGACGGCCGGCGGTCGCGGTACCGGCTCACTGCTGGTGCTCGGCGGCGTGGCGCTGGTGGCCACCGCGATCGCGCTCGGAATGGCGGGCGGCCGGCGCCGGACCGGAGCCGGCTCCTGAGCCGGATGACCCATGACCCGCAGATCCGCGCGTGCGCGGCGGGACCGCCGCGCCCGCTTCCGGGCCTGGCCGGCGCTGCGCGCTTCCGGCCGGCTGGTGGCCCGCGCCTCCAGCCGGCTACGCCGGGTCGCCGGGCAGGCCGTGTCGGCCAGCGTCGCCACCACCGATCCGGCCGTCCGCCCGCTGCCACCGCGCCGCCCGACCGGGTCACCGCTGGCCCGACGCCGTCTCGGTAGGGGACCGGGGTTGCCGGTGCTGGCCGTCGCCGCGCTGATGGTGCTGATCGTGGCGATGCTCGGCGTCGAACAGGTGACCGGAATGAGCCTGTTGCCGGACCAGCTGAGCGCCGGCCTGCGACCGCCACCGAAGAAGTTCCCGGTGCTGTCGGCCAGCCATCCCACCAGCCTCGCCATCGAGAAGATCGACCTGGAGGCGCCCGTGCACGACGTGGGCATCGCCCCGGACGGCACGATTGCCGTGCCGGACGCGGCCCGCGCCCAGGAGGCCGGCTGGTACGACCAGGGGCCAACCCCCGGCCAGTACGGCCCAGCGGTGATCGTCGGGCACGTCGACACCACCAGCGGGCCGGCGGTCTTCCACAAACTCCGCGAGCTGCGCGACGGCGACCAGGTCGAGGTCACCCGCACCGACCGGAGCGTGGCGATCTTCGAGGTGAATTCGGTGGAACGGTTCGACAAGGGGCGACTACCGGTGGACGAGGTGTACGGCGACTTCAGCCGCCCGAGCCTTCGGCTGATCACCTGCGGCGGCCAATGGGTCGGCGGTGAGAGGGGCTACTCGGACAACGTCGTGGTCTTCGCTTCGTTGGTCAAGGCGCGTGCTGGTTGAGGATTGGGGTTTCGCTGCGACAGGAACGTACGGCCATCAGTGCGTTCGCACGGTGGGCCTGGTGTCGGCGTCGATGTGTTCGGCGAGCCGGGCGGCCCCGGTGAGCATTGCCTGGCCGCGCTCGCTGAGCCGTTCACGCCACTGGCGCAGCGACGTGGCGAGAGGTCCGGCGCCGCCGGCGTCGCGCACTCGACGCAGCACGTCGGCGATGTGGTCGAGCCGATACCCGCCGCGACGCAGCAGGTGGGCGAGTTCGGCGTCGCGGACGTCGTCCGCTGAGTAGACGCGGTAGTCGGTCACCGGATCACGCACCGGCTGCAGAATCCCGGCCCGCTCCCACTTCCGCAGGGTGGCGGGCCGTACACCGAGGCGGTGTGCCAGCACGCTGATCGGCACGGCTTTCCGGCTCTCCGGCTGTGGCGTCGTCTCGGTGAGAATCGCAACCGCCGCCTCGACCGCGTCCAGGGTCTCCCGGTCGCGCTGCAGCAGGGCGTGGCTGTGGTCGATCGTGCGTAGTGCCGTGTCGATCTCGCCCCGGTTGACGGCACGCATGATGTCGCCGCTGGCCGCGTAGCCGTGGCCCGCGATCAGCGCGAGGTAGGCGCTCAGCGCCGTGGCGTGCACCTCGGTGTACCGGCGGTAGCCGTTCGAGGTGCGCTCAGCCGGCGGCAGGACGCCATCTCGTTCGTAGTTGCGCACGGCCTGCGCGGACAGCCCGTGTACGCGCGCGAGGTCGACTGGTCGGCGTACCCCGTGATTTGAGGGTTTCGTGGTTGTCACCGCGCTCCATCGCTCGTAAGCCTCAACCGCTGGTTCAACGATACGGTTGATGGAGTGACTAACCTTCTCGACCTGCTTGCTGGATCTCCGACCCTGCTCGCGCTCGGCGAGCCGACACATGGTGAATCCGCCTTCCTGCAGATCCGCAATGAGGCCTTCCTGTCGTTGACCGAGCATGGCTACCGGTCGATAGCGCTGGAGAGCGACCGGGCGGCGGGACTGATCGCCGACGAGTTCGTGAAAGGTTCCGACGCCGTCACGCTGGACCGTGCGCTCACCGAAGGGTTCAGCCACGGGTTCGGCGCCGCCCCGGCCAACCGCGACCTGCTGCTGTGGATGCGCGAGTGGAACGACGGACGGCCCGTCGCCGAGCGCCTGACGTTCCACGGCTTCGACGCTCCGCTGGAGATGGAGAGCGCTCCGAGTCCACGGCGCTACCTCACCCGGGTCTGTGACTTCCTCGGCCTCGACCGGTCAGCGGAGATCGACGACCTGATCGGGGACGAGGCTCAGTGGAGCGATACGGCCGCGATCTGGGAGCCGGGCAGGTCGATCGGGCGCTCGCCCGACGCCCAGCGTCTGCGGGTGATCGCCGACGACCTCCTGACCGAGTTGTACCTGCAGGCACCCCGACGGCCCGAGGGCTGGCAGGCGGCGTTCACACACGCCACGTCCGCGGTCGCGTTGCTGCGCTACCACGCTGCGGCCGCCGCACCACTGGCGCAGGAGGAACGTTTCGCGCGCCTGGCCGGGGTCCGGGACGCGCTGATGGCCGAAAACCTACTCGCGATCCGGGCGACCGAGGCACACCGCGGGCCCACGCTGATCTTCGCGCACAACACGCACCTCCAGCGCCATCCGAGCACGATGACGATGGCCGGAACCGAGGTGTCGTGGGCCGGCGCCGGCGCGATCATCGCGTCCTTGCTGAATGACCAGTACGTGCTGATCGTCGGCAGCCTCGGCGCGAGTCCCGCGCTCGGCATCGGAGCACCCGCCACGTCGACATACGAAGGCAGACTCCAGCAGAAGACCAGCCAACCCGGCTACGTCCACGCGTCCGAGATAGGACCGGCCGAGCAGAGAGCACACGACTACCGCTACTTTCCGCTGGATCAGGCCACTGTCGCGCACGCCGACGCGGTGCTGCACATCCCGACCGGCGTCAACGCGACCATGCTCGCCGATCGGATTCTCGCGCTGCCAGGCGTCGAACACGTCGTGGCGAGCGAGGAGAACGGAGCACCCGAGGGGGCCTGGGGCGACCGGTTCTTCTACGTCGGCCAGGACCGCCGCCAGCCGTTCGCCACCATCGTCGAGCACGACGTGCCCGGCTTCGACGAGGCCTCACAGCTCGACCGTCCCGGTGTCTTCCGCCTCAACCTGGACCTGGGTCGAGCCGAGTTCGAGAGGCTGTTCGGTTTCCCGCCCAAGGCATTCGAGGACCACCGGCACACATTCGACTTCGCCCGGCTGGACACCCTCGTGCCGCACCCGGGTTACGCGCTATACGGCTTCGGCAGCATCGTCATGCCCGGCCCGCAGATGCTGCCCGAGGTCGACCGGCTCCTCGCGATCGCTCACAGCCGAGCGGCCGGCCGCCACGAGCGCGCAGCCCGCCGAGCGGCCGACCAGCTGGACTGAGCCGGTGACCAGCACCGGCGACGCTGACCAGTCGTACAGCCACCAGTCAGCGGCGGTCAGGCGGCGACTTCGGGCTCCCGCAGGTCCAGCCAGTCGGCCCAGCGGGGGTCGGGGGCGCGGTGCCCGAGGACCCGCCAGGCGGTGCCCTTCGGCGCGGCGGGCGACGCGTGTAACCGCCAGCCCATCTCGGCCGGGGTCTTGTCGCCCTTGCTGTGGTTGCAGCGGGCGCACGCGGCGACCACATTCTCCCAGGCGTGCCGGCCACCGCGGCTACGCGGGAACACATGGTCGATGGTCTCGGCCGGGCCCCGGCAGTAGGCGCACCGCCAGCCGTCCCGAGCGAAGATCGCCCGCCGGGACAGCCCGACATGCGTTCTGTACGGCACACGGACGAAGCGGGTCAACCGAACCACGGACGGCACCGGAAGCGCGTCGCGAGCGCTGTGCAGAATGCCGTCACCATCGGCGACACAGACCGCCTTGGCGGAGAGGACGAGGATCGCGGCACGGCGCACCGACACGACACACAGCGGCTCGTAGGTGGCGTTGAGGACCAACGCGCCGGAGCCCACCGTGGGTCGTATGTCAGGCATCGCGCTCACCCTCCCGGTTCAGCGGCTGTTGCGTACCGCCGCCGACCGGGTCCGGGCACGACGGCCCACACGGTCGACGCCGGCCGATCACCGACGTCCGTTGGGCCAATAGTCCCTGATCGGACCCCGGATTGCACGTACTAATCTTGCTTCTGATAAGCGGATCACCCGGATCGGGACGGATCGCCGCTCCGGCCGCCGGAGGCATGCCCACCCATGGCCACTCCTGCTCCTGGCGCAGAGGCGAGCAACAAGCGGCACTCCTGCCGACCGGGCTCGGCATCATGCCTTGGGCGCCAGGTAGCCCGGCCGGTGGGTCGGCGACGGGCGCGCGGGCTCCTTGCGGTACGAAGACAGGGTGAGTGCCGCCAGCGTGACGCCCCTAGCCCTGTCCGACGCCGTATCGGTGAACTGTCAGGGCAGCACCTCCTGCGAATGGATTTACGGGATCACCAAGTCCGCCTGGTTCGCTGAGGGCAGTTACTGGATCGTGCTCAAGCCTCTACGGGTGCTGCTGATCGTGGCGCTGGCGATGGTGGCCCGCTGGGCGCTGCACCGGACGATCGACCGGTTGGTCCGGACGACCACCGACGGCGCGGTGCCGACGATGCTGCGGCCGCTGCGCGAACGGGTGCCCAGCGCCGCGGTCGATCCGGCCGAGTTCGTGCCCGAGCGGCGACGGCAGCGGGCCGAGGCGATCGGTTCCGTGTTGCGCAGCCTGACCACCGCGTTCGTCTTCGGCATCGCGCTGCTGATGATCCTGCGCGAGTTCAGCTTCGACCTGGCTCCGCTGCTGGCCAGCGCGGGGATCGCCGGCGTCGCGCTGGGCTTCGGCGCGCAGAGCCTGGTCAAGGACCTGATCGCCGGTCTCTTCATGTTGATCGAGGATCAGTACGGCGTGGGCGACAACGTCGACCTGGGCGAGGCGATGGGCGTTGTCGAGTCGGTCGGGCTACGGGTCACCACCGTGCGCGACGGTCGCGGTGTGCTCTGGTACATCCGCAACGGCGAGATCATCCGGGTGGGCAACAAGAGTCAGGGCTGGGCCCTCGTGGTGGTGGACCTGCCGATCGGTTTCAGCAGCACCGAGGAGGCCACCGCCGTTCTGCGTACCGCGGCTGCCTCGATCGCCATGGACCCGGAACTGTCGCCGGAGATCGTGGAAGCACCGGAGGTATTGGGTGTCGAGCAGGTGACGGTGGACGGCGCGGTCATCCGGACGGTGGTGAAGACGACCGCGGACGGACAGTTCGCGGTGGGCCGGGAGTTGCGTCGGCGGCTCGCGGAAGCGTTGGAAAATTCGGGAATCACCGCGCAGATCGCGGCCGCCCGCATTTATCCAGGGCTGCCGACCCGGCCGCTGCCCGACGGTGAGACTGGTCAGGGCGGCGCTACCTGACCCAGCCGGCACTGTCCTCCAATTCAGGGGTCGCGGGCCTCCCGGCCCCTCAGGTATCGTCCGTTCGTTTAGTCGGGGAAGCGACGAACGATCCGTTCGGCCTAGCCAGTTGTCAGACGATCGGGCAGAATCCGGAACACGCGTTCCCGCCGGAGCGTGATCACATCCTCGCTGATCCGCAGATCTGACGAGTGCTTCCGGCCGGGCTGCCACGAGCGGCCGACCCGGGGGCCCATGGAGGCGACGGTGCCCGACGAGCGACCTTCCACGGAAGGCCCCGCCACATTTCGCGAGGTGTTCGCCCAGCACGAGTTCCGGGCCGTGCTGGTGGCCGGTGCGCTCTCCTGGGTCGGCGACTACGTCGCGAAGGCCGCCGTCACCCTGCTCGTCTACCAACAGACCAGATCCGTCGCGCTCTCCGCGGCCGCCTTCGCGGTCAGTTTCCTGCCCTGGTTGCTCGGTGGTCCCGTGCTCGCCGCGCTCGCGGAGCGGTACCCGTTCCGACGGGTGATGGTGGCGTGTGACGTCATCCGCATGGTGCTGATGCTGCTCATCGCCATCCCGAACCTGCCGTACCAGGCGGTGTTGGTGCTCATCTTCGCCGCCACGCTGGCCAATCCGCCGAGCCAGGCGGCGAAGTCCGCACTGATACCGCAGCTGCTCACCGGGGACCGGCTGGTGCTGGGGCTGTCCCTGAACAGCAGCGTCGGGCAGGCCGCCCAGGTCGTCGGCTACGTGTCCGGCGCCGCTGTCGCCGCGATCAGCCCGGAGATGGCGTTGCTGTTCAACGCGGCCACCTTCGGCCTCTCGGCGCTGCTGGTCCGCCTCGGCGTGCGGGACCGCCCGGCGATGCTGAACCCGGAGCACCGCAGCCACCTGCTGCGGGAGACGTACCAGGGGTTCACCATCGTTTTCCGTACACCGGTGTTGCGGGCGATCGCGGTGCTGGTGTTCAGCGCGATGCTCTTCTCGGTCGTTCCCGAGGGACTGGCCGCCGCCTGGGCCAACGAGGGGGGCCGCGGCGACATGAGCGCGGGCACGGCCCAAGCAGTGATCATGGTCGCCAACCCGGTCGGTTTCATCCTCGGCGGGTTGTTGGTGAGCCGCCTGTTCGGGCCGGCCCGCCGACTGAGGCTGATGCGGCCGCTCGCGGTGATCGCCCCCCTGGTGCTGGTGCCCGCGCTGCTCGACCCGCCACCGCTGGTGGTGGCATTGCTGGCCGGCCTCTGCGGTTTCGCGGTCGCCGGCATGCTGCCGATGGCCAACGGGCTGTTCGTTCAGGCACTGCCCAACGGTTTCCGAGCCCGCGCGTTCGGTGTGATGGCTACCGGCGTACAGGTCATCCAGGGTCTCGCGGTGCTGGTCACCGGGTTGCTCGCCGAGCGGATCCCCATCCCGGTGGTGGTCGGGGTGTGGAGCGCAGCCGGGGTGGTGCTGATGGCGGTGGCCACGCTGCGCTGGCCGGACCGGCAGACGGTGGATGACGCGATCGCCGCAGCCTCCGCGGCCAACGCCGAGCCACCTCCCCGCCCGGCCACAGGCGCTCCCGAGCCGCGCGCTGACGACGGGCACCGCCGGCACGCGGTCACCTGACCCGGAGAGCCGACGTCGACACGAGCAGGCCGGACGCACGGCCTCCGGGCGCCGTCGGCCCGGCGTGATCCGACGCACGGTGTGCGGGTCGGGCCGGTACGGAGCGCACCTGGCAGGATGGAACGGTGAACCCCGCAGGTGAATCCGACCGTCCCGGTGCGTCGATGACCCTCTTCGAAGCGGTCGGTGGCGAGCCCACCTTCCGCAAATTGGTGGACGAGTTCTACGTCGGCGTCGCCAGCGACCCCCTGCTGCGGCCGATGTACCCGGAGGAGGACCTGGGGCCGGCCGCGGACCGGATGACCCTGTTCCTCATGCAGTACTGGGGTGGGCCGAACACGTACTCCGCCCAGCGCGGTCACCCGCGGCTGCGGATGCGGCACGCGCCCTTCCGGATCGGCGCGGCCGAGCGGGACGCCTGGCTGCGGAACATGCG
The window above is part of the Micromonospora sp. LH3U1 genome. Proteins encoded here:
- a CDS encoding Lrp/AsnC family transcriptional regulator; translation: MDDMDWALLRELQADARLSFSELSRRVHLSPPAVAERVRRLEETGVITGYHAHVDLSRAGRTVVALIRMSCYGARCILHDPAVTGWPEILEIHRITGDACSMLKVAAGSIGAFEGVIDRLAPYGQPSSTMVLSSPLDWRPITPLPSTGATPRQR
- a CDS encoding class F sortase — encoded protein: MRASGRLVARASSRLRRVAGQAVSASVATTDPAVRPLPPRRPTGSPLARRRLGRGPGLPVLAVAALMVLIVAMLGVEQVTGMSLLPDQLSAGLRPPPKKFPVLSASHPTSLAIEKIDLEAPVHDVGIAPDGTIAVPDAARAQEAGWYDQGPTPGQYGPAVIVGHVDTTSGPAVFHKLRELRDGDQVEVTRTDRSVAIFEVNSVERFDKGRLPVDEVYGDFSRPSLRLITCGGQWVGGERGYSDNVVVFASLVKARAG
- a CDS encoding MerR family transcriptional regulator, which encodes MTTTKPSNHGVRRPVDLARVHGLSAQAVRNYERDGVLPPAERTSNGYRRYTEVHATALSAYLALIAGHGYAASGDIMRAVNRGEIDTALRTIDHSHALLQRDRETLDAVEAAVAILTETTPQPESRKAVPISVLAHRLGVRPATLRKWERAGILQPVRDPVTDYRVYSADDVRDAELAHLLRRGGYRLDHIADVLRRVRDAGGAGPLATSLRQWRERLSERGQAMLTGAARLAEHIDADTRPTVRTH
- a CDS encoding DUF6194 family protein, encoding MTNLLDLLAGSPTLLALGEPTHGESAFLQIRNEAFLSLTEHGYRSIALESDRAAGLIADEFVKGSDAVTLDRALTEGFSHGFGAAPANRDLLLWMREWNDGRPVAERLTFHGFDAPLEMESAPSPRRYLTRVCDFLGLDRSAEIDDLIGDEAQWSDTAAIWEPGRSIGRSPDAQRLRVIADDLLTELYLQAPRRPEGWQAAFTHATSAVALLRYHAAAAAPLAQEERFARLAGVRDALMAENLLAIRATEAHRGPTLIFAHNTHLQRHPSTMTMAGTEVSWAGAGAIIASLLNDQYVLIVGSLGASPALGIGAPATSTYEGRLQQKTSQPGYVHASEIGPAEQRAHDYRYFPLDQATVAHADAVLHIPTGVNATMLADRILALPGVEHVVASEENGAPEGAWGDRFFYVGQDRRQPFATIVEHDVPGFDEASQLDRPGVFRLNLDLGRAEFERLFGFPPKAFEDHRHTFDFARLDTLVPHPGYALYGFGSIVMPGPQMLPEVDRLLAIAHSRAAGRHERAARRAADQLD
- a CDS encoding HNH endonuclease, producing MPDIRPTVGSGALVLNATYEPLCVVSVRRAAILVLSAKAVCVADGDGILHSARDALPVPSVVRLTRFVRVPYRTHVGLSRRAIFARDGWRCAYCRGPAETIDHVFPRSRGGRHAWENVVAACARCNHSKGDKTPAEMGWRLHASPAAPKGTAWRVLGHRAPDPRWADWLDLREPEVAA
- a CDS encoding mechanosensitive ion channel family protein translates to MRYEDRVSAASVTPLALSDAVSVNCQGSTSCEWIYGITKSAWFAEGSYWIVLKPLRVLLIVALAMVARWALHRTIDRLVRTTTDGAVPTMLRPLRERVPSAAVDPAEFVPERRRQRAEAIGSVLRSLTTAFVFGIALLMILREFSFDLAPLLASAGIAGVALGFGAQSLVKDLIAGLFMLIEDQYGVGDNVDLGEAMGVVESVGLRVTTVRDGRGVLWYIRNGEIIRVGNKSQGWALVVVDLPIGFSSTEEATAVLRTAAASIAMDPELSPEIVEAPEVLGVEQVTVDGAVIRTVVKTTADGQFAVGRELRRRLAEALENSGITAQIAAARIYPGLPTRPLPDGETGQGGAT
- a CDS encoding MFS transporter — encoded protein: MEATVPDERPSTEGPATFREVFAQHEFRAVLVAGALSWVGDYVAKAAVTLLVYQQTRSVALSAAAFAVSFLPWLLGGPVLAALAERYPFRRVMVACDVIRMVLMLLIAIPNLPYQAVLVLIFAATLANPPSQAAKSALIPQLLTGDRLVLGLSLNSSVGQAAQVVGYVSGAAVAAISPEMALLFNAATFGLSALLVRLGVRDRPAMLNPEHRSHLLRETYQGFTIVFRTPVLRAIAVLVFSAMLFSVVPEGLAAAWANEGGRGDMSAGTAQAVIMVANPVGFILGGLLVSRLFGPARRLRLMRPLAVIAPLVLVPALLDPPPLVVALLAGLCGFAVAGMLPMANGLFVQALPNGFRARAFGVMATGVQVIQGLAVLVTGLLAERIPIPVVVGVWSAAGVVLMAVATLRWPDRQTVDDAIAAASAANAEPPPRPATGAPEPRADDGHRRHAVT
- a CDS encoding globin, which encodes MNPAGESDRPGASMTLFEAVGGEPTFRKLVDEFYVGVASDPLLRPMYPEEDLGPAADRMTLFLMQYWGGPNTYSAQRGHPRLRMRHAPFRIGAAERDAWLRNMRRAVDRLDLEPEIAGTLWDYLERAAYFMVNATDDPADGV